The Nocardioides humi genome includes a region encoding these proteins:
- a CDS encoding serine/threonine-protein kinase, giving the protein MTSQRVAGRYTLEREIGRGANGAVWSAYDEVLGRRVALKRLGSASGLGSDAVRAEREARLAAQLGHPSVVAVYDLVTTDGGAWLVMEYVDGRALSTVVRDAPLSPDDAAALLAPVADALAQAHALGIVHRDVKPSNILAGPEGAKLTDFGIARGSDDATLTRTGLVTGSPAYLAPEVATGGHATPASDVWSLGATLVHLLTGRPPYHRDDRDNGPLAVVYRIAHEDPPVVPDAEWLGPLLARAMAKDPQSRPAMAEVRDHLAGTAVVAERTTELPAAPPARGGNRSRAGVVAAAAAVVVVLVVAVLLLRPDGDDGTPAARSTATSSSPAAPSPTAPTADRLTTFAQEYVDTAHSDPAQGFAMLTPAYQAASPGYADFWGAMRNPTILDVTADPAAMTVTYRYSYGLPGKGRVTERVTLRLVEQDGVLLIDGADSAAG; this is encoded by the coding sequence ATGACCAGTCAACGGGTAGCGGGGCGGTACACCCTCGAGCGCGAGATCGGGCGCGGCGCGAACGGCGCGGTGTGGTCGGCGTACGACGAGGTGCTCGGCCGGCGCGTCGCGCTCAAGCGCCTCGGCTCCGCGTCCGGACTCGGGAGCGACGCCGTCCGTGCGGAGCGCGAGGCCCGACTGGCCGCGCAGCTGGGGCACCCGAGCGTGGTGGCGGTCTACGACCTGGTGACGACCGACGGCGGCGCCTGGCTCGTCATGGAGTACGTCGACGGGCGCGCGCTCTCGACCGTCGTCCGGGACGCGCCGCTCTCCCCCGACGACGCGGCGGCACTGCTGGCGCCGGTGGCCGACGCGCTCGCCCAGGCCCACGCACTCGGGATCGTGCACCGCGACGTGAAGCCGTCGAACATCCTGGCCGGCCCGGAGGGCGCGAAGCTCACGGACTTCGGCATCGCCCGGGGCTCGGACGACGCGACCCTCACCCGCACCGGGCTGGTGACCGGCTCCCCCGCCTACCTGGCGCCCGAGGTGGCGACCGGCGGGCACGCGACGCCGGCCAGCGACGTCTGGTCCCTGGGAGCGACGCTCGTGCACCTGCTGACCGGGCGGCCGCCGTACCACCGCGACGACCGGGACAACGGCCCGCTGGCCGTGGTCTACCGGATCGCCCACGAGGACCCGCCGGTCGTGCCCGACGCGGAGTGGTTGGGACCGCTGCTCGCGCGGGCGATGGCGAAGGATCCGCAGTCCCGGCCGGCGATGGCCGAGGTGCGCGATCATCTCGCCGGGACCGCGGTCGTGGCGGAGCGGACCACCGAGCTCCCGGCTGCACCGCCCGCCAGGGGCGGGAACCGGAGCCGGGCCGGCGTCGTCGCCGCCGCGGCCGCCGTCGTCGTCGTGCTCGTCGTGGCCGTGCTGCTCCTCCGTCCGGACGGCGACGACGGGACGCCGGCCGCCCGGTCCACCGCGACCTCCAGCAGCCCGGCCGCTCCGTCGCCCACCGCGCCGACGGCGGACCGGCTGACCACGTTCGCGCAGGAGTACGTCGACACCGCGCACAGCGACCCGGCGCAGGGGTTCGCGATGCTGACGCCGGCCTACCAGGCGGCCAGCCCCGGCTACGCCGACTTCTGGGGAGCGATGCGCAACCCGACGATCCTGGACGTGACCGCCGACCCCGCGGCGATGACCGTCACCTACCGCTACTCCTACGGCCTCCCCGGGAAGGGACGGGTGACGGAGCGGGTCACCCTGCGGCTGGTCGAGCAGGACGGCGTGCTCTTGATCGACGGCGCCGACTCCGCGGCTGGGTAG
- the tyrS gene encoding tyrosine--tRNA ligase gives MSVDTTLLDDLEWRGLLAESTDRDALRTALSEGSVRFYVGFDPTAPSLHMGNLVQIVTAMRLQRAGHTPFALVGGATGMIGDPRDSGERTLNSLDTVREWTDRVRGQIEPFLSFEGENAATMVNNHDWTAGLSVIDFLRDIGKHFPVNRMLARETVRRRLESGISYTEFSYVLLQSMDFLTLYRERGVTLQFGGSDQWGNLTGGVELIRRAEGATAHAFATPLITKADGTKYGKTEGGALWLDAEMMPPYAFHQFWLNVEDEKVGELLRVFTFLPRAEIEALEARHAEKPFLREAQKVLADEVTTLVHGAAETEGAKAAAQALFGSGDVTALSAATLEAALGEAGTVDVDGSAGVPDVVELLTLTGLAKSKGEARRTVAEGGAYVNNDRVDDPEHVPAASDLIAGSWLVLRRGKKRFAGVRVR, from the coding sequence GTGTCCGTCGACACCACGCTTCTGGACGACCTCGAGTGGCGCGGCCTGCTGGCCGAGTCCACCGACCGCGACGCGCTGCGCACGGCGCTGAGCGAGGGGAGCGTCCGGTTCTACGTGGGCTTCGACCCGACCGCGCCGAGCCTCCACATGGGCAACCTGGTCCAGATCGTCACCGCCATGCGGCTCCAGCGCGCCGGCCACACGCCGTTCGCGCTCGTCGGCGGCGCGACCGGGATGATCGGCGACCCCCGCGACTCCGGCGAGCGGACCCTGAACTCGCTCGACACGGTGCGTGAGTGGACCGACCGGGTGCGCGGCCAGATCGAGCCGTTCCTGTCCTTCGAGGGCGAGAACGCCGCCACCATGGTCAACAACCACGACTGGACCGCGGGCCTGTCGGTCATCGACTTCCTCCGCGACATCGGCAAGCACTTCCCGGTCAACCGGATGCTGGCCCGCGAGACGGTACGCCGCCGGCTCGAGTCCGGCATCAGCTACACCGAGTTCTCCTACGTGCTGCTGCAGTCGATGGACTTCCTGACCCTCTACCGCGAGCGCGGCGTCACCCTGCAGTTCGGCGGCTCCGACCAGTGGGGCAATCTCACCGGCGGCGTCGAGCTGATCCGCCGGGCCGAGGGCGCGACCGCCCACGCCTTCGCCACGCCGCTGATCACGAAGGCGGACGGCACCAAGTACGGCAAGACCGAGGGCGGGGCCCTGTGGCTCGACGCGGAGATGATGCCGCCGTACGCCTTCCACCAGTTCTGGCTCAACGTCGAGGACGAGAAGGTCGGCGAGCTGCTGCGCGTCTTCACCTTCCTCCCGCGCGCGGAGATCGAGGCGCTGGAGGCACGGCACGCGGAGAAGCCGTTCCTGCGCGAGGCGCAGAAGGTGCTGGCCGACGAGGTCACCACGCTCGTGCACGGCGCCGCCGAGACCGAGGGCGCCAAGGCGGCGGCCCAGGCGCTCTTCGGCAGCGGTGACGTCACCGCGCTGTCGGCCGCCACGCTGGAGGCGGCGCTCGGCGAGGCGGGGACGGTCGACGTCGACGGCAGCGCCGGCGTCCCCGACGTCGTCGAGCTGCTCACCCTCACCGGCCTGGCGAAGTCCAAGGGCGAGGCGCGGCGCACCGTCGCCGAGGGCGGCGCGTACGTCAACAACGACCGGGTCGACGACCCCGAGCACGTGCCCGCCGCGAGCGACCTGATCGCCGGGTCCTGGCTGGTCCTGCGGCGCGGGAAGAAGCGGTTCGCGGGCGTGCGCGTGCGCTGA